One genomic segment of Acidobacteriota bacterium includes these proteins:
- a CDS encoding type II secretion system protein produces the protein MKTPQPGFTLLEVVVATALLGIGIAVAMQVFTGGIRNIYRIEEAHRAMNHAENVMNEVLADADIRDPYQDSGDLDEDFSYEVTVDYWENAADAESLQPLEGSITAGPRVYLLSIVVDINFKDSRRGRRYRLTSLKAVAEQTDPGDIGAESLRRLFQSQ, from the coding sequence ATGAAGACTCCACAACCAGGATTCACGCTGTTGGAGGTGGTGGTGGCCACCGCCCTGCTGGGCATCGGAATCGCCGTGGCCATGCAGGTGTTCACAGGCGGCATCCGCAACATCTACCGCATCGAGGAAGCCCATAGGGCCATGAACCACGCCGAAAACGTGATGAACGAAGTGCTGGCCGACGCCGACATCCGCGACCCTTATCAGGACAGCGGCGATCTGGACGAAGACTTCTCCTACGAGGTCACCGTCGATTACTGGGAAAACGCAGCCGACGCCGAAAGCCTGCAGCCCCTGGAAGGCAGCATCACGGCGGGGCCCAGAGTTTATCTGCTCAGCATCGTTGTCGACATCAACTTCAAGGACAGCCGGCGCGGACGCCGCTACCGGCTCACCAGCCTCAAAGCCGTGGCCGAACAGACTGATCCCGGAGACATCGGCGCCGAGTCCTTGCGCAGACTTTTTCAGAGTCAATAG
- a CDS encoding type II secretion system F family protein, translating into MPLFDYKAVTPDGKIVEGSLQAPSEREAMIKLAEQGQTPVSVLTSGASKGLLSRELHLPWQIGGVSRKELLIFTQELSTLVKAGLPLDRSLNLLAELTENEQLSEIIRQALREIKSGKSLSDALGDHPQVFPRIYVNMVKAGELGGVLDQILERLVEYLESAQELREYLRSALIYPAILTFVSLASVVIMLTFVIPRFADVFESASMPVPMPMQIMLGFSGFITGYWWLILLAMAAIWYFFQRYISSPEGRLSWDSALLRVPMLGPLLQKLEVSRFARTLGTLLKSAVPLIQSINIVKEVISNRRIADAMEPMKSGVKKGEGLAKPFRETAVFPPFAVHLLEVGEETGRLDAMLLQIADAYDRELKTSMKNLLALVEPAIILFMGLVIGIMVVSMLYSIFSINNVAI; encoded by the coding sequence ATGCCACTTTTTGATTACAAGGCGGTGACGCCCGACGGAAAGATCGTTGAAGGTTCGCTGCAAGCGCCTTCCGAGCGGGAGGCCATGATCAAACTGGCCGAGCAGGGACAAACGCCCGTCTCGGTGCTGACCAGCGGCGCTTCCAAGGGGCTCCTCTCGCGCGAACTCCACCTGCCCTGGCAGATCGGGGGAGTCTCGCGCAAGGAACTGCTCATCTTCACCCAGGAGCTGTCGACCCTGGTCAAGGCCGGGTTGCCCTTGGACCGCAGCCTCAACCTGCTGGCCGAACTGACCGAGAATGAGCAACTGAGCGAGATCATCCGCCAGGCCCTGCGCGAGATCAAGAGCGGAAAATCGCTTTCCGACGCCCTCGGCGACCATCCTCAGGTATTCCCCCGCATCTATGTCAACATGGTCAAGGCGGGCGAGTTGGGAGGCGTTCTCGATCAAATCCTGGAGCGACTGGTGGAATACCTTGAAAGCGCCCAGGAGCTGCGCGAATACCTGCGCTCGGCGCTTATCTACCCGGCGATTCTGACCTTCGTTTCGCTGGCTTCCGTGGTCATCATGCTGACCTTCGTGATACCCCGCTTCGCCGACGTTTTCGAGAGCGCCAGCATGCCCGTCCCCATGCCCATGCAGATCATGCTGGGATTCAGCGGATTCATCACCGGCTATTGGTGGCTCATCCTTCTGGCGATGGCCGCCATCTGGTACTTCTTTCAGCGCTACATCTCGAGTCCCGAAGGGAGACTGAGCTGGGATTCGGCCCTGCTGCGCGTTCCCATGCTGGGACCGCTGCTGCAGAAACTGGAAGTGAGCCGGTTCGCGCGCACGCTGGGCACCCTGCTGAAAAGCGCCGTCCCCCTCATACAGTCCATCAACATCGTCAAGGAAGTGATCAGCAACCGGCGCATCGCGGACGCCATGGAGCCCATGAAGTCGGGTGTCAAGAAAGGCGAAGGCCTGGCCAAGCCTTTCCGCGAGACCGCCGTCTTTCCGCCCTTCGCCGTCCACCTGCTGGAGGTCGGAGAAGAGACCGGGCGGCTGGACGCCATGCTCCTTCAAATCGCCGACGCCTACGACCGGGAGCTGAAGACTTCGATGAAGAACCTGCTGGCCCTGGTGGAACCGGCCATCATCCTTTTCATGGGATTGGTCATCGGAATCATGGTGGTCTCCATGCTGTATTCCATCTTTTCCATCAACAACGTGGCCATTTAG
- the gspG gene encoding type II secretion system major pseudopilin GspG, with amino-acid sequence MKEHKQHRRQRGFSLIELIVVLVILGLLATVVGPAVIDRLGEGKRNIAQVQIKDLEGALDLYRFDVGRYPTTSEGLEALLEENGVQNWNGPYLNKSSLPKDPWGNDYQYRSPGEHGQFDLWSLGADGREGGEDDNADVVSW; translated from the coding sequence ATGAAAGAACATAAGCAACATCGCAGACAGAGGGGCTTCTCCCTGATCGAGTTGATCGTGGTGTTGGTCATCCTGGGACTGCTGGCAACCGTGGTCGGCCCCGCGGTCATCGACCGCTTGGGCGAAGGCAAACGCAACATCGCCCAGGTGCAGATCAAGGACCTGGAAGGCGCACTCGATCTCTACCGCTTCGACGTGGGACGCTATCCCACCACCTCGGAGGGGCTTGAGGCATTGCTGGAAGAAAACGGCGTGCAGAACTGGAACGGCCCTTACCTCAACAAGTCCTCGCTGCCCAAGGATCCCTGGGGCAACGACTACCAGTACCGCTCTCCCGGAGAGCACGGGCAATTCGACCTGTGGAGCCTGGGAGCCGACGGACGCGAAGGCGGAGAGGACGATAATGCGGATGTCGTTTCCTGGTAG
- a CDS encoding prepilin-type N-terminal cleavage/methylation domain-containing protein → MSFPGRGDRGFSLIEIIVVLVLLAAAALLVAPSFTRGLASLELRTATRDMITRMKQFRTKAIALQEVQRVFIGRDDNDMPFYAWANEYEEVQNTYPLPEETEIILEDGLELPLRISFYPNGRSSGAFFALRTGPNRQYMISVDPVTGFGRVVKPDEDPPGQLDY, encoded by the coding sequence ATGTCGTTTCCTGGTAGAGGCGATAGGGGTTTTTCCCTCATCGAGATCATCGTGGTGTTGGTGCTGCTGGCCGCCGCGGCCTTGCTGGTGGCTCCCTCTTTCACCCGGGGACTGGCCAGCCTGGAACTGCGCACCGCTACCCGCGACATGATCACCCGCATGAAACAGTTCCGCACCAAAGCCATCGCCCTGCAAGAAGTGCAGCGCGTCTTCATCGGCAGAGACGACAACGACATGCCCTTCTACGCCTGGGCCAACGAGTACGAAGAGGTGCAGAACACTTACCCCCTGCCGGAGGAGACTGAGATCATCCTGGAAGACGGGCTGGAACTGCCCTTGCGCATCAGCTTCTACCCCAACGGACGCAGCTCGGGCGCCTTTTTCGCCCTGCGCACGGGACCCAACCGTCAGTACATGATCTCGGTCGATCCGGTGACTGGATTCGGGCGGGTGGTCAAACCCGATGAGGACCCGCCCGGCCAACTCGATTACTAG
- the gspM gene encoding type II secretion system protein GspM, translating to MAKNRLKNLSRRDRRAVVGLTAIVGVMVVVFFIILPFVDAQAEVKEELDQQASLLQRTLSTIENQDAYRQRLSQLDSEMRILESRLLDATNPTLAQTHLLEILKFLEQQNGVQITRSSPIPERNEGSYTRVTMQINLECDIVSLTGFLRSIAEHEKFLLVDEFNLNVGRSRRSRQEVLRPRLRISAWIRLS from the coding sequence ATGGCCAAGAACAGACTGAAGAATCTAAGCCGCAGAGACAGGCGGGCCGTGGTTGGCTTGACGGCCATCGTGGGGGTGATGGTGGTGGTCTTTTTCATCATCCTCCCCTTTGTCGACGCCCAAGCAGAGGTGAAGGAAGAACTGGATCAGCAGGCCTCTTTGCTGCAGCGCACGCTCAGCACCATCGAAAATCAGGATGCCTACCGGCAGCGCCTGAGCCAACTCGATTCGGAGATGCGCATCCTCGAGAGCCGCTTGCTGGACGCCACCAATCCCACTTTGGCTCAGACCCATTTGCTGGAGATCCTCAAGTTCCTGGAGCAGCAGAACGGTGTTCAGATCACCCGCAGCAGCCCCATCCCGGAGCGCAACGAAGGCAGTTACACGCGCGTGACCATGCAAATCAACCTGGAATGCGATATCGTCTCGCTTACGGGTTTCTTGCGCTCCATCGCCGAGCACGAGAAGTTCTTGCTGGTGGACGAGTTCAATCTCAACGTAGGCCGCTCGCGGCGCTCTCGTCAGGAAGTGCTTCGTCCCCGCCTGCGGATATCGGCTTGGATTCGTCTTTCCTGA
- a CDS encoding prepilin-type N-terminal cleavage/methylation domain-containing protein produces the protein MKSKKIKKNKQSGFTLLEVVVAFTILVLIASVMYAGLRVASDIYSKAQDRLEKKARQRVLLDYLKRQLGSLFPLRPSQNFLPQQGGEYDPENDPNVLSQAPLFHGTSRTLTFVTVAPFRHLRNPGLTVVTYGRAEDEWGSEYLGAMETRFMGVESFDYMADIPEGKPLSIIDDVEDVRFSYYGYDGQSEQYGWYDEWMGDLMGSVPTAVRIDYAENDYVVVPINATTFGNLNLLARQRALQRGLGLSRSPQARGQQ, from the coding sequence ATGAAGAGCAAAAAGATCAAGAAGAACAAGCAGAGCGGCTTCACCCTGCTGGAAGTGGTGGTGGCCTTCACCATACTGGTGCTCATCGCCTCCGTCATGTATGCCGGACTGCGGGTGGCATCCGACATCTACTCCAAGGCCCAGGACCGCCTCGAGAAGAAGGCCCGCCAGAGGGTTCTGCTGGATTACTTGAAGCGCCAGTTGGGATCTCTTTTTCCCTTGCGTCCCTCCCAGAACTTTCTTCCCCAGCAGGGAGGGGAGTATGATCCCGAAAACGATCCCAATGTGCTCTCCCAGGCGCCCCTCTTTCACGGCACCAGCCGGACGCTCACCTTCGTGACCGTGGCGCCCTTCCGCCATCTACGCAATCCAGGACTGACGGTGGTGACCTACGGGCGCGCCGAAGACGAATGGGGCAGCGAATACCTGGGCGCTATGGAAACCCGTTTCATGGGAGTGGAGAGCTTCGATTACATGGCCGACATCCCCGAAGGCAAGCCGCTTTCCATCATCGACGACGTGGAGGACGTGCGTTTTTCCTACTACGGATACGACGGCCAGTCCGAGCAGTATGGCTGGTACGACGAATGGATGGGCGATCTGATGGGCAGCGTGCCCACCGCGGTCCGCATCGACTATGCCGAGAACGACTACGTGGTCGTTCCCATCAACGCCACCACCTTCGGCAATCTGAACCTGCTGGCCCGCCAGCGCGCCCTGCAGCGCGGACTGGGCTTGAGCAGGTCGCCCCAGGCGCGGGGCCAGCAATAA
- a CDS encoding secretin N-terminal domain-containing protein, translating into MKSLKWILMVSAAMTASLSLRAESWEPAAALTLFQESSTADRPTQQQEDARRQQTENQEQEGQPRDASGRFQELTPQQFQQLTPQEKREYLRQRGFDRSTSPQAQIPTTLEELEERQRQLERLRQANQANEAGVPAAAANPAPKTRSSTTDEGSLALELEGSPIETLVSIVMNELGYSYVLDPSVTGTVTVNMRSGVPRHLLLEFLGQILQMNGFAIVERGPEFFAIVPLSVAPRIPGRTLVNPRPPAPAAQEETGEEPPPGEGAAGEQPPGVVSGVAAAPGIVPSAAASPVAAAVPQTAGALPAQQPTPQPGQAAAQQQQPSSSEPEVLGTSGPSAAISDEQGVITYVIPLNFVPASEFLKMAQVYMSDGATVVDFAPANMIMITDYRANIQQVLNLVDLLDTRYFDINNIDLIPIRFHQAVDVAEDLGKIFAPDNTAAGVRIVAIERLNSILIVTHGPDVLAEVTKWIERLDSPSSTSNVKTYIYQVENSTADNIAAILAELYGDGFGLPSAASARTSGEDPQSERGRQRQQAGFTPDSQSRTRSEQGLGRLGERGGLGGSQQLGPSLRGRPTAAEGISSAVSVGNTKIIVNNFNNSLIIQSTEADYKYLLDTIRQLDVLPRQVVIEAQIYRVELNDNLSFGVQAFLEERGFVPGDGGTQGPATTGSISGGALNAATRMVIGNTRQLRFAINALRAETDVQMVDAPQVMTMDGIQASINIGAEVPVSTSSFSDPLQSGNTGFVNQIQFRPTGTTLLIVPRVSASGNVTLELSLEVSQSSTTGTEDRLTPTINRSFIETTLICRDGLTVAIGGIISEAETYNRDRVPLLGDIPVLGALFGNTRREQSRSELIFMITPRVVQSLPTAAELTLEFQRALRNTYQYIQEIQGAKQDLIEERRQQELQQRRQQNNN; encoded by the coding sequence ATGAAGAGCTTGAAATGGATTTTGATGGTGTCGGCCGCAATGACGGCATCCTTGTCTTTGCGCGCCGAGAGCTGGGAGCCCGCCGCGGCCCTGACGCTCTTTCAGGAGTCCTCAACCGCCGACAGGCCCACCCAGCAGCAAGAGGACGCGCGCAGGCAGCAGACCGAGAACCAGGAGCAGGAGGGACAGCCAAGGGATGCCAGCGGCCGCTTTCAAGAGCTCACGCCGCAGCAATTCCAGCAATTGACTCCCCAGGAGAAGCGCGAATACCTGCGCCAGAGGGGCTTCGACCGCTCAACCTCGCCTCAGGCCCAAATTCCCACCACTCTCGAGGAGCTCGAGGAGCGGCAACGCCAGTTGGAGAGACTGCGCCAGGCCAACCAGGCTAACGAAGCCGGGGTCCCTGCTGCTGCCGCCAATCCGGCGCCCAAGACCCGTTCCTCCACCACCGACGAGGGGTCTCTGGCCCTGGAACTCGAAGGTTCGCCCATCGAGACGCTGGTCAGCATCGTCATGAACGAGTTGGGTTATTCTTATGTCCTCGACCCCTCCGTGACCGGTACGGTGACGGTCAACATGCGCAGCGGAGTGCCCCGCCATCTGCTGCTGGAGTTTCTAGGCCAGATCTTGCAGATGAACGGCTTCGCCATAGTGGAAAGAGGCCCCGAGTTCTTTGCCATCGTGCCGCTGTCGGTAGCGCCGCGCATTCCCGGCCGCACCTTGGTCAACCCGCGTCCACCGGCGCCTGCGGCCCAGGAAGAGACGGGGGAGGAGCCGCCTCCCGGGGAGGGTGCAGCGGGTGAGCAGCCGCCGGGGGTCGTCTCCGGCGTCGCGGCGGCACCCGGCATCGTACCTTCAGCAGCGGCGTCACCTGTGGCAGCCGCCGTCCCCCAGACGGCCGGCGCCCTTCCGGCCCAGCAGCCGACTCCGCAGCCAGGTCAAGCCGCCGCGCAGCAGCAGCAGCCTTCCAGCAGCGAGCCCGAGGTTTTGGGCACTTCCGGCCCTTCTGCCGCCATTTCAGACGAGCAGGGAGTCATCACCTACGTCATCCCGCTCAACTTCGTGCCGGCCTCGGAGTTTCTCAAGATGGCCCAGGTCTACATGTCGGACGGTGCCACCGTGGTCGACTTCGCCCCCGCCAACATGATCATGATCACCGACTACCGGGCCAACATCCAGCAGGTGCTCAACCTGGTGGATCTGCTCGACACGCGCTATTTCGACATCAACAACATCGACCTCATTCCCATCCGCTTTCATCAGGCCGTGGACGTGGCTGAGGACCTGGGCAAGATTTTCGCGCCCGACAATACGGCGGCAGGCGTGCGCATCGTGGCCATAGAACGGCTCAACTCGATCCTGATTGTGACGCACGGACCCGACGTGTTGGCCGAAGTGACCAAGTGGATCGAGCGCCTCGATTCCCCCTCCTCTACCAGCAACGTCAAGACCTACATCTACCAGGTGGAGAACTCCACCGCCGACAATATCGCAGCCATCCTGGCCGAGCTCTACGGCGATGGATTCGGCCTCCCTTCAGCGGCCAGCGCCCGCACCAGCGGCGAAGATCCGCAGTCGGAAAGAGGCCGGCAGCGCCAGCAAGCCGGATTCACTCCCGACAGCCAATCACGGACCCGCAGCGAGCAAGGACTAGGGCGCTTGGGCGAGCGCGGCGGACTGGGAGGAAGCCAGCAACTGGGGCCCTCGCTGAGAGGACGTCCCACGGCGGCCGAAGGCATCAGTTCGGCGGTCTCTGTCGGCAACACCAAGATCATCGTCAACAACTTCAACAACTCCCTCATCATCCAGTCCACCGAAGCCGACTACAAGTACCTGTTGGATACCATTCGCCAACTCGACGTGCTGCCGCGTCAGGTGGTCATCGAAGCCCAGATCTACCGGGTTGAACTCAACGACAACCTGAGTTTCGGCGTCCAGGCCTTTTTGGAAGAGAGAGGATTCGTTCCCGGCGACGGCGGCACCCAAGGTCCGGCCACCACGGGCTCCATCAGCGGCGGAGCCCTCAATGCCGCCACCCGCATGGTCATCGGCAACACCCGTCAACTGCGCTTCGCCATCAACGCCCTGCGAGCCGAGACGGACGTCCAGATGGTGGACGCGCCGCAGGTCATGACCATGGACGGCATCCAGGCCTCCATCAACATCGGAGCCGAGGTTCCCGTCTCCACCTCCTCCTTCAGCGATCCGCTGCAGTCGGGCAATACCGGCTTCGTCAACCAGATCCAATTCCGCCCCACGGGTACGACCCTGCTCATCGTTCCCCGGGTCAGCGCCAGCGGCAACGTCACCCTGGAGCTTTCGCTGGAAGTCAGCCAATCGTCCACCACGGGGACGGAAGACCGCCTCACTCCCACCATCAACCGCAGCTTCATCGAAACCACGCTCATCTGCCGCGACGGGCTCACGGTGGCCATCGGAGGCATCATCAGCGAGGCCGAGACCTACAACCGCGACCGGGTTCCCCTGCTGGGCGACATCCCCGTGCTGGGAGCGCTCTTCGGCAACACCCGCCGCGAACAGTCGCGTTCCGAGCTGATCTTCATGATCACCCCCAGAGTGGTGCAAAGCCTTCCCACCGCCGCCGAGTTGACCCTCGAGTTCCAACGGGCCCTGCGCAATACCTACCAGTACATTCAAGAAATCCAGGGAGCCAAGCAGGACCTCATCGAAGAGCGGCGCCAGCAGGAGTTGCAGCAGCGGCGCCAGCAGAACAACAACTAA
- a CDS encoding PilN domain-containing protein has product MLNTFENATGVVVEADRLQFISVSKGLREVKVKGAVTVHNYAELAPDELAETVRGKISEAGISSEAIILGIPRDQLIVRSVELPLEVEENLDQVVKFQVEKFEPVEGEASFYDYAVMGRDETRKKIELQIFLVPPQAVEEPLALLEELDLAPLAVRVSGHSLNHLLHVHADGFPEEDPSLIIEVRPERVVFNLTSGPASCHSHQFLPSGEAPETQEILRELNRFLSQVDLPGDALSRIYFCGPLAQSIKEALGSDFEDCQLLFDRVELKGGAVTRSSLEAMADALGLALSGLTRQGAFNLIPSERRLKRSRPSLAPSVVLGVLLLLMAGAVVGRDYVQSERLLDQLRQELAIRRDGVDESLRMRNLIDERQAQIEELRGMLTGNRNVLRVLRELTELIPDDSYLESISIQSENINITGHSDKASNLLTVLNNSECLQNVQSRFIIPGANNKEKFRFEAEIKECADEE; this is encoded by the coding sequence ATGCTCAACACATTTGAAAATGCCACCGGCGTCGTCGTTGAAGCCGACCGCCTGCAATTCATCAGCGTTTCCAAAGGGTTGCGCGAGGTCAAGGTGAAGGGCGCCGTGACCGTGCACAACTACGCCGAACTGGCTCCCGACGAGCTGGCCGAAACGGTGCGCGGCAAGATTTCCGAAGCCGGCATCTCCAGCGAGGCGATCATCCTGGGCATACCGCGTGATCAATTGATCGTGAGATCGGTGGAGCTGCCCTTGGAAGTGGAAGAAAACCTCGACCAAGTGGTCAAATTCCAGGTCGAGAAGTTCGAACCGGTAGAAGGCGAAGCCTCCTTTTACGACTACGCCGTGATGGGCCGCGACGAAACCCGCAAGAAGATCGAACTGCAGATCTTCCTGGTCCCGCCCCAGGCCGTGGAAGAACCGCTGGCCTTGCTCGAGGAACTCGACCTGGCGCCCCTGGCGGTTCGGGTCAGCGGACACTCCCTCAATCATCTGCTGCACGTCCATGCCGACGGATTCCCCGAGGAGGATCCCAGCCTGATCATCGAGGTGCGGCCTGAGCGCGTCGTCTTCAACCTGACCAGCGGTCCCGCTTCCTGTCACTCCCACCAGTTTCTTCCCTCCGGCGAGGCGCCCGAGACGCAGGAGATCCTGCGCGAACTGAACCGCTTCCTCTCCCAGGTGGATCTGCCCGGCGACGCCTTGAGCCGCATTTATTTCTGCGGTCCCTTGGCCCAGTCCATCAAGGAAGCGCTGGGCAGCGACTTCGAAGATTGCCAACTGCTTTTCGACCGCGTCGAGCTGAAAGGCGGCGCGGTGACGCGCAGCAGTCTGGAGGCCATGGCCGACGCGCTGGGACTGGCCCTTTCGGGTTTGACCCGTCAGGGAGCCTTCAATCTGATCCCCAGCGAGCGCCGCCTCAAGCGCAGCCGGCCTTCGCTGGCTCCTTCGGTGGTGCTGGGAGTGCTGTTGCTGCTGATGGCCGGCGCCGTGGTGGGACGCGACTATGTGCAGAGCGAACGCCTGCTCGATCAGTTGCGCCAGGAATTGGCGATCCGGCGCGACGGAGTGGACGAGAGCCTGCGCATGCGCAACCTGATCGATGAAAGGCAGGCTCAAATCGAAGAACTGAGGGGCATGCTGACGGGCAACCGCAACGTCCTCAGGGTGCTGCGCGAATTGACCGAGCTGATTCCCGACGACTCCTACCTGGAGAGCATCAGCATTCAAAGCGAGAACATCAACATTACGGGGCATTCGGACAAAGCCTCCAACCTGTTGACGGTCCTCAACAATTCGGAGTGCCTGCAGAACGTGCAGTCCCGCTTCATCATTCCCGGCGCCAACAATAAAGAGAAGTTCCGCTTTGAAGCTGAAATCAAGGAATGCGCTGACGAGGAATAG
- the gspE gene encoding type II secretion system ATPase GspE, with the protein MIKLAEIKAHDSFGRFLREKDVVSEEELNTALNLQKQSNEKLGKLLIDIGAFSEGDLAKYLSEHLGVPFVTQEDFPQVPVVEDTFSVRFMRECKFVPIRQEEDGPLVVAMADPLDQSTLDSIRLYTEFQELRVVLAPENAILDLIEKFYGSQSSSLGRIVEGMDEGEGLGEDEDIEHLKDLASEAPVIRLVNLLISRAIEARASDIHIEPFEKDLKVRYRVDGILYDQESPPKRLKSAVISRIKIMARLNIAERRVPQDGRIKMKVLGKELDLRVSTLPTMYGESVVMRILDKSNTQIYDLEKLGFNHKMFLQFEDLIQRPYGILLVTGPTGSGKTTTLYGALTKINLPDKKIITIEDPVEYQIQGINQVHVNPKIGLTFAAGLRSIVRQDPDVIMIGEIRDLETAEIAIRAALTGHLVFSTLHTNDAPSAIARLVDMGAEDYLLASSVLGVLAQRLVRVICPHCREEIDVKPDFLREIGFPQHLEPRLYQGRGCKECGETGYRGRLGIFELMLIDDDIRRLTVGSADSSRLRKQALASGMVTLRDDGFEKASRGLTTVAEVMRVTQDI; encoded by the coding sequence ATGATTAAACTGGCAGAAATCAAGGCTCACGACAGCTTCGGCCGTTTCTTGAGGGAGAAGGACGTCGTTTCGGAAGAGGAACTCAACACCGCTCTCAACCTGCAGAAACAGTCCAACGAGAAGCTGGGCAAGCTGCTCATCGATATCGGAGCGTTCTCTGAAGGCGACTTGGCCAAGTATCTGAGCGAACACCTGGGGGTCCCCTTCGTGACCCAGGAGGACTTCCCCCAGGTGCCGGTGGTGGAAGACACTTTTTCGGTGCGCTTCATGCGCGAGTGCAAATTCGTGCCCATCCGCCAGGAGGAGGACGGACCGCTGGTCGTGGCCATGGCCGATCCGCTCGACCAGTCGACCCTCGACTCCATCCGTCTCTACACCGAATTCCAGGAGCTGCGGGTGGTGCTGGCCCCCGAGAACGCCATCCTCGACCTGATCGAGAAGTTCTACGGCAGCCAATCCTCGAGCCTGGGACGCATCGTGGAGGGCATGGACGAAGGCGAAGGGCTGGGGGAAGACGAGGACATCGAGCACCTCAAGGACCTGGCCTCGGAAGCGCCCGTCATCCGCCTGGTCAACCTGCTCATCTCCCGGGCCATCGAAGCCCGCGCCTCCGACATCCACATCGAGCCCTTCGAAAAGGACCTCAAGGTGCGCTACCGGGTGGACGGCATTCTTTACGATCAGGAATCGCCGCCCAAGCGCCTCAAGAGCGCCGTCATTTCGCGCATCAAGATCATGGCCCGCCTCAACATCGCCGAAAGGCGCGTGCCCCAGGACGGGCGCATCAAGATGAAGGTTCTGGGCAAGGAACTCGACTTGCGCGTTTCCACCCTGCCCACCATGTACGGCGAGAGCGTGGTGATGCGTATCCTCGACAAGAGCAATACCCAGATCTACGACCTCGAGAAGCTGGGCTTCAACCACAAGATGTTCCTGCAGTTCGAGGACCTCATCCAGCGGCCTTACGGGATCCTGCTGGTGACGGGGCCCACGGGAAGCGGCAAGACCACCACCCTCTACGGGGCGCTGACCAAGATCAACCTGCCCGACAAGAAGATCATCACCATTGAAGATCCGGTGGAATACCAGATCCAGGGCATCAACCAGGTCCACGTCAATCCCAAGATCGGACTCACCTTCGCGGCCGGGCTGCGCTCCATCGTGCGCCAGGACCCGGACGTCATCATGATCGGAGAGATCCGCGACCTGGAAACCGCCGAAATCGCCATCCGGGCCGCCTTGACGGGCCACTTGGTCTTTTCCACGCTGCACACCAACGACGCTCCTTCGGCCATTGCCCGGCTGGTGGACATGGGCGCCGAAGACTACCTGCTGGCGTCCTCCGTGCTGGGTGTGCTGGCCCAGCGCCTGGTGCGCGTCATCTGTCCCCATTGCCGCGAAGAAATCGACGTCAAGCCCGACTTCTTGAGGGAGATCGGCTTTCCTCAGCACCTGGAGCCCCGTCTCTACCAGGGACGCGGCTGCAAGGAATGCGGGGAAACCGGCTACCGGGGACGCCTGGGCATTTTCGAACTGATGCTCATAGACGATGATATCCGGCGCCTCACGGTAGGAAGCGCCGACTCCAGCCGATTGCGCAAACAGGCCCTTGCATCGGGAATGGTGACCCTGCGCGATGACGGATTCGAGAAGGCCAGCCGGGGCCTGACCACGGTGGCCGAGGTCATGCGCGTGACCCAGGACATCTAG